One segment of Metallosphaera cuprina Ar-4 DNA contains the following:
- a CDS encoding 3-hydroxyacyl-CoA dehydrogenase/enoyl-CoA hydratase family protein: protein MKVTVVGSGVMGHGIAELAAIAGNQVWMNDVSIEILNQALEKIKWSLSKLKESGSLREDLQNILSRINLEVDQAKALKDADFVIEAVKEDLELKRKIFSNAERYASPNAVLATNTSSLPVSEIADGVRNKSRLVGIHFFNPPVLMPLVEIIKGVDTSEETVRSAINFARSLDKETIIVKDIPGFFVNRVLLRIMEGACYILERGKASVEEIDSSAIEDLGFPMGVFILADYTGLDIGYSVWKAVSSRGFKMFQCSSMERLVNQGKLGVKSGSGYYSYPAPGKFIRPNLPKTTKKLGLYLIAPAVNEIANLLSENVINKEDAEKGCVLGLGLPKGVLTYADELGIDLIVNALEEMKSNTNMDHFEPSDVLKTMLRENELGKKTGKGFFNYGTEERTFTTITIRVDPPIGWIILNRPSRYNAINSVMIKEISKGLDDLEENEKVRVVVLTGQGKTFSAGADVVEFNSLTPMKAMLASKKFHEVFMKIQFLTKPVIAAINGLALGGGLELALACDIRIASSTAEVGQPEINLGLIPGGGATQRLSRITGGRGLEIILTGRRINADEALQFGIVDKVVKPESLEDEVKKLAENVAEKSPLALASAKLAYRIGQETNIWAGTSYESSLFGLLFSTKDFEEGVRAFVERRKPKFKGE, encoded by the coding sequence TTGAAGGTAACTGTCGTAGGTTCTGGTGTAATGGGACACGGAATAGCTGAACTCGCCGCTATAGCAGGTAACCAAGTATGGATGAACGATGTATCAATAGAGATCCTAAATCAAGCCTTAGAGAAGATAAAGTGGAGCCTATCTAAACTAAAGGAATCGGGGTCTCTGAGGGAGGACTTACAGAACATCCTTTCTAGGATAAACCTAGAGGTTGACCAGGCTAAAGCTCTTAAAGACGCAGACTTCGTGATCGAGGCGGTAAAAGAGGACTTGGAACTGAAGAGGAAGATTTTCTCTAACGCCGAGAGATACGCCTCTCCAAACGCAGTCCTAGCTACTAACACAAGTTCTCTTCCTGTCTCTGAGATAGCTGATGGGGTGAGAAATAAATCCAGGCTAGTTGGGATTCACTTCTTTAATCCACCAGTACTCATGCCTTTAGTCGAGATAATTAAGGGAGTTGATACTTCAGAGGAAACAGTAAGATCCGCAATAAACTTTGCCAGATCTTTGGACAAAGAAACGATAATAGTGAAGGACATACCAGGTTTTTTCGTTAACCGAGTGCTATTGAGGATCATGGAGGGAGCGTGTTATATCTTAGAGAGAGGGAAAGCTAGCGTAGAGGAAATAGACTCCTCGGCAATAGAGGACCTAGGTTTTCCAATGGGAGTTTTCATCTTGGCCGACTACACAGGCCTGGACATAGGGTACAGCGTCTGGAAAGCGGTAAGCAGCAGGGGATTTAAGATGTTTCAATGCTCATCAATGGAGAGGCTTGTCAATCAAGGGAAGCTAGGGGTGAAGTCCGGTTCTGGATATTATTCATATCCTGCCCCTGGAAAGTTCATCAGACCGAACCTTCCTAAAACTACAAAGAAATTAGGTCTTTACTTGATAGCGCCTGCAGTTAACGAAATTGCAAATTTACTAAGCGAAAACGTAATAAATAAGGAGGATGCAGAAAAGGGATGTGTATTAGGTCTAGGTCTACCTAAGGGGGTTCTTACTTACGCTGATGAGCTGGGCATAGATCTGATTGTGAATGCTCTAGAAGAGATGAAGAGCAACACCAACATGGATCACTTTGAACCAAGTGATGTTTTAAAAACCATGTTGAGGGAGAATGAGCTCGGGAAGAAAACTGGTAAAGGCTTCTTCAACTATGGGACTGAGGAGAGAACTTTCACCACAATAACGATCAGAGTGGATCCACCAATCGGTTGGATTATTCTCAACAGACCCTCCAGATATAACGCGATTAACTCAGTTATGATTAAGGAAATTAGTAAAGGTTTAGACGATCTAGAGGAAAACGAGAAGGTTAGAGTCGTTGTATTAACTGGACAAGGCAAGACGTTTAGTGCCGGAGCGGACGTCGTTGAGTTCAATTCGTTAACTCCAATGAAGGCTATGTTAGCGTCGAAGAAATTCCATGAAGTCTTCATGAAGATACAATTTCTAACTAAACCTGTGATTGCTGCGATCAACGGTTTAGCGCTAGGTGGAGGATTGGAGTTAGCTCTCGCATGCGACATTAGGATAGCCTCATCGACAGCAGAAGTTGGTCAGCCTGAGATCAACTTAGGTCTCATTCCAGGAGGTGGAGCCACCCAAAGACTCTCAAGGATAACTGGAGGGAGAGGGCTTGAGATAATCCTCACAGGGAGAAGAATAAACGCCGATGAGGCGCTTCAATTTGGAATAGTAGATAAAGTAGTTAAACCTGAATCTCTAGAAGATGAGGTGAAAAAGCTAGCAGAGAATGTAGCTGAGAAGTCTCCCTTAGCTTTAGCCTCAGCTAAGTTGGCTTACCGTATAGGGCAGGAAACTAACATATGGGCGGGAACATCATACGAATCGAGTTTATTCGGGTTGCTGTTCAGCACGAAGGATTTTGAGGAAGGAGTTAGAGCATTCGTTGAAAGGAGAAAGCCAAAATTCAAGGGTGAGTAA
- a CDS encoding zinc-binding dehydrogenase — MTKAAVLRKFGEPFTIEDIDVGEGNPVEVKASGICGRDLVVWKGGFKNLVPPLILGHEIFGESQGNSVGVFGMETCGECKYCREGKDNLCVKGKLLGEWRPGGYSKVVISSDLFRLPDSQYEKYAAAVCPVATAIHSAKVGKIRKGDTVLVTGAGGGVGIHTIQYLKHIGAKVISLTSPTKRETVSKFSDQVVYKISEIRDVDAVIELVGKDTINDSLKALRREGSLILVGNVSGSEISLIRPALTIMREQRIIGSASYTRSEVMEAVKLIHEGVIKPFFKSYPLNEVNRAYSDIIQGKVIGRAVLLS, encoded by the coding sequence ATGACTAAAGCCGCAGTTTTAAGGAAATTTGGAGAGCCGTTTACAATAGAGGACATTGATGTAGGGGAAGGCAATCCTGTTGAAGTTAAGGCTTCAGGTATCTGTGGAAGAGACCTAGTTGTATGGAAAGGGGGATTTAAGAACCTAGTTCCGCCTCTGATTTTAGGCCATGAGATTTTTGGGGAATCACAAGGTAACTCAGTTGGAGTTTTCGGCATGGAGACTTGTGGTGAGTGCAAATACTGCAGAGAAGGGAAGGATAACCTATGCGTGAAGGGGAAGCTATTAGGAGAATGGAGACCTGGAGGTTACTCAAAGGTCGTTATATCAAGTGATTTATTTAGGTTACCTGATTCTCAATACGAGAAGTACGCCGCGGCAGTTTGCCCTGTAGCTACCGCAATCCATTCGGCTAAGGTCGGTAAAATAAGAAAAGGAGACACTGTTCTGGTTACAGGTGCAGGAGGGGGTGTGGGGATTCACACTATACAGTATCTTAAGCATATTGGAGCCAAGGTTATCTCACTGACCTCTCCAACTAAACGGGAAACTGTCTCAAAGTTTTCAGATCAGGTCGTGTATAAGATAAGCGAGATAAGAGACGTTGACGCCGTGATAGAGTTGGTAGGGAAGGATACCATAAACGACAGTTTAAAAGCACTGAGGAGAGAGGGATCGTTAATTCTTGTTGGGAACGTGTCTGGTAGCGAGATCTCATTAATCAGACCGGCTTTGACTATTATGAGGGAACAGAGAATAATAGGTTCGGCCTCATATACTAGGTCTGAGGTGATGGAGGCCGTAAAGCTGATTCATGAGGGTGTGATTAAACCTTTCTTTAAGAGCTATCCTTTAAACGAAGTCAATAGAGCTTACTCAGATATAATCCAAGGGAAGGTCATAGGTAGGGCGGTTCTACTATCTTAA
- a CDS encoding Zn-ribbon domain-containing OB-fold protein, with protein sequence MISDVREAKQREIKEALKQLDSLTKMTGLPIYPEPKTGNPLWSDVRELDLRYQIPVKRIYKFFEKMTEGKVMATKCPKCGQVFFPPQDDCPSCRISNLDWVEIQGEGEVITYTVISVKPPSFSHYSDYVVGIASFKGTSVTAWIDGPKDKLRVGAKVRLEVERREEEGYITYKLVLV encoded by the coding sequence ATGATCTCAGACGTTAGAGAGGCCAAACAAAGGGAAATAAAGGAAGCTCTAAAGCAACTAGACTCGCTCACTAAAATGACAGGTTTACCGATCTATCCGGAGCCTAAGACTGGCAATCCCTTGTGGTCTGACGTTAGGGAATTAGATTTAAGATATCAGATACCTGTTAAGAGGATCTATAAGTTCTTCGAAAAGATGACTGAGGGTAAGGTTATGGCGACGAAGTGCCCCAAATGCGGTCAGGTATTCTTCCCCCCACAGGACGACTGTCCAAGTTGCAGAATCTCTAACTTAGACTGGGTTGAAATTCAGGGAGAAGGTGAAGTGATAACTTATACAGTGATATCAGTTAAGCCTCCCTCATTCAGTCACTACTCAGACTACGTAGTTGGAATAGCATCTTTCAAAGGAACTAGCGTTACTGCATGGATAGACGGGCCTAAGGACAAGCTGAGAGTAGGAGCTAAGGTTAGACTTGAAGTGGAGAGGAGGGAAGAGGAGGGCTATATCACTTATAAACTAGTACTAGTTTAA
- a CDS encoding thiolase domain-containing protein, with protein MTNVAIIGTGHSRFGSRTDVNLQELAWEAVKQALEEANVEQKDIKYFSVGNVGTWSAEPLPAVVIGEYCNLVPSGTMRVEAACASGSAALRDAYMAVKSGEVDIAMAVGVEQMHQSPNPTVVEMIGRAGNYFWEFENFGLTFPGYYALYATAYMNKYGMREEDLGKIAIKAHHYGSLNPYAHFQKEITMEEYLKSRQVAWPLKLLDSSPITDGSAAVVLASEEVAMKYTDSPVWIEAQGVGSGTANLSRRTDFTSIDAARVAADQAYKRANIDRDSPSKMIDVADVHDCFTIAEVIAYEDLKFAKRGEGVILAREDQTYVGGKIPVNVDGGLKAKGHPIGATGVSMAVSLTRQLLYRAPNKAMQAEIRNGRALAHNVGGTGHYAYVTLFSTRRPGL; from the coding sequence ATGACAAACGTAGCAATAATAGGAACTGGACATTCTAGGTTTGGATCTAGGACAGACGTTAATCTACAAGAGTTGGCCTGGGAAGCTGTAAAGCAAGCTCTCGAGGAAGCTAACGTGGAACAAAAGGACATAAAGTATTTCTCTGTAGGAAACGTAGGAACGTGGAGTGCTGAACCCTTACCTGCGGTAGTTATTGGAGAGTATTGTAACCTAGTTCCTAGCGGTACGATGAGAGTGGAGGCAGCCTGCGCTTCTGGAAGTGCTGCCTTGAGGGACGCCTACATGGCTGTGAAGTCGGGAGAGGTTGACATAGCTATGGCGGTGGGAGTTGAGCAAATGCATCAATCTCCAAATCCCACAGTAGTTGAAATGATAGGTAGGGCTGGTAACTACTTCTGGGAGTTCGAGAACTTCGGTCTGACCTTTCCTGGATATTATGCCCTTTACGCAACCGCGTACATGAACAAGTACGGCATGAGGGAGGAGGATTTAGGGAAGATAGCTATTAAAGCTCATCACTATGGCTCTTTAAATCCTTACGCTCACTTCCAAAAGGAAATCACAATGGAGGAATACCTTAAGTCAAGACAGGTAGCCTGGCCATTAAAGTTACTTGACTCCTCTCCAATAACCGACGGTTCAGCGGCGGTGGTCCTTGCGTCTGAGGAGGTCGCTATGAAGTATACTGACTCTCCGGTCTGGATTGAGGCTCAGGGAGTCGGATCAGGAACGGCTAATCTCTCGAGAAGGACTGATTTCACGAGCATTGACGCCGCTAGGGTAGCAGCAGATCAGGCATATAAGAGAGCTAATATTGATAGAGACTCCCCATCGAAGATGATAGATGTGGCGGACGTGCATGACTGCTTCACCATAGCCGAGGTTATAGCTTACGAGGATCTAAAGTTCGCTAAGAGAGGGGAAGGGGTTATTTTAGCTAGGGAGGATCAAACTTACGTAGGGGGTAAAATTCCTGTTAACGTCGATGGAGGACTTAAGGCTAAGGGTCATCCAATAGGAGCCACGGGAGTGAGTATGGCGGTCTCACTCACTAGGCAGCTCCTCTACCGTGCACCTAATAAGGCTATGCAAGCTGAGATCAGAAATGGCAGGGCATTGGCTCACAACGTAGGGGGAACAGGTCATTACGCTTACGTAACTCTATTCTCTACAAGGAGGCCTGGACTATGA
- a CDS encoding S9 family peptidase → MDAREAYSIKVISEIRLERLGLLYGETRIKDNDYVTTVYLKDKPILEGKISLPKFIGDDLYYVKSEGSSALMRQSLYGEPQKVVELGKVLKYEPHGKGLLILGEDPLTKAEKDAPLVTSKRKYRFDGRGLLRTRTSLYLFDNKLRKVIEGDFDVTDFSTNGKRIVVSTSQPDDDVGLNALYELNLDNGEMKRITEKEGSIVALTMNENGEVAMLGHDRGKLPWAIREVILPEEGKRFVCGNTCGSTVLTDIFDGAKERLIFRGDEILTLGQIGGEVNIYRISDGKTEKLTHGQHVVRLFDYDGESLVYSLTRPDKPSLLVRKDEIYDPNPNFKGAIPEKVASSIEGWGIITGDNPTILFIHGGPHTAYGYSFFIEFQFFAQNGFNVIFANPSGSQGYGEDFARRCVGDWGGRDMQELLQFVQDVKKQYNLTKKIGVTGGSYGGFMTNWIVTQTDVFSAAISERSISNLVSMCGTSDIGFWFNAIESGIEDPWTVESMDKLMKMSPIYHVGKVKTPTMLIHGEEDYRCPIEQAEQFYVALRSRGVEAKLVRYQGDGHEHARKGRPENMIHRLSVKLEWFNAHLK, encoded by the coding sequence GTGGACGCGAGAGAAGCCTATTCCATAAAGGTAATATCTGAAATCAGATTGGAGAGACTGGGCCTGCTATATGGGGAAACAAGGATTAAAGATAACGACTACGTGACAACTGTTTATCTTAAAGACAAACCTATTTTAGAAGGGAAGATAAGTCTACCTAAATTCATAGGAGACGATCTGTATTACGTTAAGAGCGAGGGATCGAGTGCACTAATGAGACAATCTCTATATGGAGAACCTCAGAAAGTCGTAGAGTTAGGAAAGGTACTGAAGTACGAACCTCATGGAAAAGGCTTATTAATATTAGGAGAGGATCCACTGACAAAGGCCGAAAAGGACGCTCCTTTAGTTACGAGTAAGAGAAAGTACAGATTCGATGGTAGGGGACTTTTGAGAACCAGAACCTCTCTTTACTTGTTCGATAATAAACTCAGGAAGGTGATTGAAGGAGATTTTGACGTCACTGACTTCTCTACAAACGGGAAGAGGATCGTGGTTTCAACCTCTCAACCTGATGATGATGTCGGTCTTAACGCTCTCTATGAACTGAATCTCGATAATGGGGAGATGAAAAGGATTACAGAAAAGGAAGGGAGTATCGTTGCGCTGACAATGAACGAGAACGGAGAGGTAGCAATGTTAGGTCACGATAGGGGTAAATTACCTTGGGCAATTAGGGAAGTTATACTTCCCGAAGAGGGGAAGAGATTCGTTTGCGGCAATACTTGCGGTTCTACTGTCCTGACCGATATCTTCGACGGAGCTAAGGAGAGACTTATCTTTCGAGGGGACGAGATCTTAACTCTAGGTCAAATTGGGGGAGAGGTTAACATTTACAGGATTTCAGATGGAAAAACAGAGAAATTAACACATGGACAGCACGTCGTTAGACTTTTTGATTACGATGGCGAATCCTTAGTTTACTCTTTAACCAGACCTGACAAGCCCTCTCTCTTAGTTCGTAAAGACGAAATATACGATCCTAATCCAAACTTTAAAGGAGCTATCCCTGAAAAAGTAGCCTCTTCAATAGAGGGATGGGGAATAATAACTGGGGACAATCCGACCATCCTTTTCATTCATGGAGGCCCACACACGGCCTACGGGTACTCCTTCTTTATCGAGTTTCAATTCTTTGCTCAGAACGGATTTAACGTAATCTTTGCTAACCCATCAGGTAGTCAAGGATATGGAGAAGACTTCGCTAGAAGATGTGTTGGAGATTGGGGAGGAAGAGATATGCAAGAGCTGCTACAATTCGTTCAAGACGTGAAGAAACAGTACAACTTGACTAAGAAAATTGGAGTCACTGGTGGATCATATGGTGGGTTCATGACCAATTGGATAGTAACTCAAACCGACGTTTTCTCAGCGGCTATTAGCGAGAGGAGCATCTCCAACCTGGTTAGCATGTGCGGAACGAGCGATATAGGATTCTGGTTTAACGCAATCGAATCTGGTATAGAGGATCCATGGACAGTTGAGTCGATGGACAAATTGATGAAGATGTCTCCTATATACCACGTGGGGAAAGTTAAAACTCCTACCATGTTAATTCACGGAGAGGAGGACTATAGATGTCCAATCGAACAGGCAGAACAGTTCTATGTAGCCCTCAGATCAAGAGGAGTTGAGGCTAAGCTGGTTAGATATCAAGGAGATGGACATGAACACGCTAGAAAGGGAAGGCCGGAAAACATGATTCATAGGCTTAGCGTCAAATTGGAGTGGTTCAATGCCCATCTTAAGTAG
- a CDS encoding AMP-binding protein, which yields MESPNYPGVDKTKSWYTVLTPLVFLERMRKYFKDKTALVYKEKRLSYQDFYKDVMIQANSLLKLGLQREGKVSIISSNRPEFLELYYSVPYANGVLVPINPKLSPKEIAYIINHSESEVVIVEESFLANLAEIRKEIKAKLVLIENNENPIANESAKKDVTTFKEFLGLGSFSEIPIPVKEEYSLIGIYYTSGTTGLPKGVMLHHRGAFLNAVMEALEHQLDLNSVYLWTLNMFHAAAWGFAWATVAVGATNVYLDKVEPKTVYDVIRNERVSHMSGPPALFIDLVNYMKENDLKFNRKIHMIVAGSPPAPVTLRTVQELGGYMCHVYGLTETYGPHSICEWKEEWNSLPIGEQAKLKSRQGVPYVGFEMDVLDPHDEPVPRDGRTIGEVVMRGNNVALGYYKDPKRTEESFRGGWFHSGDAAVVHPDGYVEVIDRFKDLIFTPEGRVSSVLVEKTLMEIPGVKRVAVYGIPEEKGEKVVARIETQEGVKLTPSEVIDFCKSILAEFECPKVVEFDRIPMTSTGKVQKYLLRKQATESKKL from the coding sequence ATGGAGTCCCCCAACTATCCTGGAGTTGATAAAACGAAGTCATGGTATACTGTGCTGACGCCTTTAGTCTTCTTGGAGAGGATGAGGAAGTACTTCAAGGATAAAACTGCCCTAGTTTATAAAGAGAAGAGGCTCTCCTATCAGGACTTTTATAAGGACGTAATGATTCAAGCCAACTCTCTTTTAAAGCTGGGGCTTCAAAGGGAAGGAAAGGTTTCAATAATATCTAGCAATAGACCGGAATTCTTGGAGTTGTACTATAGCGTTCCTTACGCGAATGGCGTTTTAGTTCCGATAAACCCTAAACTTTCACCAAAAGAGATAGCTTACATTATTAATCATTCTGAGTCAGAGGTCGTAATTGTAGAGGAATCGTTCTTAGCTAACTTGGCTGAAATAAGGAAGGAGATAAAAGCTAAGTTAGTTCTAATTGAGAATAATGAAAATCCAATAGCAAATGAGTCAGCCAAAAAGGACGTGACGACTTTTAAGGAATTCTTGGGATTAGGATCCTTCTCAGAGATTCCAATACCTGTTAAGGAGGAGTACTCCCTTATTGGGATCTATTACACATCAGGCACCACTGGACTACCAAAGGGAGTCATGCTCCACCATAGAGGAGCTTTCCTTAACGCAGTAATGGAGGCTTTAGAACACCAGCTTGATTTAAACTCGGTTTACCTTTGGACATTAAACATGTTTCACGCAGCTGCTTGGGGCTTCGCCTGGGCTACTGTTGCTGTCGGAGCTACTAACGTGTACTTAGATAAGGTGGAGCCTAAGACCGTATATGACGTGATTCGCAATGAGAGAGTAAGTCACATGAGCGGACCTCCTGCTCTGTTCATAGACTTGGTAAATTACATGAAGGAAAACGATCTAAAGTTTAATAGGAAAATCCATATGATCGTAGCAGGCTCACCACCAGCTCCTGTCACTCTTAGGACAGTTCAAGAGTTAGGAGGTTACATGTGTCACGTTTACGGTCTAACTGAGACATACGGTCCCCACTCAATCTGCGAATGGAAGGAAGAGTGGAACTCCTTGCCAATAGGGGAACAAGCCAAGTTAAAGTCCAGACAGGGTGTCCCCTACGTCGGTTTCGAAATGGACGTTTTGGATCCTCATGACGAGCCGGTTCCTAGGGACGGCAGAACCATAGGGGAGGTGGTGATGAGGGGCAATAACGTAGCTCTTGGTTACTACAAAGATCCAAAGAGGACTGAGGAGTCCTTCAGGGGAGGTTGGTTCCATTCGGGTGATGCGGCGGTAGTTCATCCTGATGGTTACGTAGAGGTTATAGATCGTTTTAAAGATCTAATCTTCACTCCAGAAGGAAGAGTATCAAGCGTTTTAGTTGAGAAGACCCTGATGGAAATTCCAGGAGTAAAGAGGGTGGCAGTGTACGGGATCCCAGAGGAGAAGGGCGAGAAGGTCGTAGCCAGGATAGAGACTCAAGAAGGAGTGAAGCTAACTCCCAGTGAGGTAATTGACTTCTGCAAGAGCATATTAGCAGAGTTTGAATGTCCTAAAGTAGTGGAGTTCGATAGAATCCCCATGACGTCCACAGGAAAGGTTCAAAAGTATCTTTTGAGGAAGCAAGCCACCGAATCTAAGAAGTTATGA
- a CDS encoding APC family permease, with translation MDEKKTLFLRESSGLVREVSPWSSMFATFGLVTGGVPILILSWLFTAPGANWPLAFLITLFPTLGTAYLFYLAGIAMPRSGGDYVFNSRAVHPVVGFVNYFGLFVGFGLSLGYYSYLGAQWFGYLFSGLGLAYHSQVLINVGSWFSGTAGSVSVGLIIVLLSSVLASLPRAQWRFVLVSGVITFISTIIMFVSLLQITPSSFAHALSSYTGVSNAYSQVISDAESNGLKTFNPIYATFLAGPVIWYYYTWYNLPLSWAGEMKQVRKNVLYATVVSILIIALYYILFTFINLRAFGSNFLTSWSYISFSGANDTVYNQLQSIGDFTPFFAFIVTHSLPLYLIMFLALWLPNFYSNPPLVTGMVRYLFSWSFDRVLPEWLADVNERARAPIKATLVVTAIGIAGVLLYVFNTPVSLVDVTVIFEIGYGVFALSAALMPYLRKNVYNGTFPEKRKVAGVPVVTIVGSLVFAFIVFLLAYTWNNPVVLPINIDTIVSLVLIYGMGLAIYAISSMLSKKKGLDMNVIFQEIPPE, from the coding sequence ATGGATGAAAAGAAGACCCTCTTTCTAAGGGAGTCCTCCGGTTTAGTGAGAGAAGTAAGTCCATGGTCATCCATGTTCGCTACCTTCGGATTGGTCACCGGGGGAGTCCCAATTTTAATATTAAGCTGGCTTTTTACCGCACCAGGTGCTAATTGGCCTCTGGCCTTTCTCATAACGCTCTTCCCTACTTTGGGCACCGCATACCTGTTTTATTTAGCTGGCATAGCGATGCCCAGATCGGGTGGGGATTACGTGTTCAATAGCAGGGCGGTTCATCCAGTGGTAGGGTTTGTGAACTACTTTGGTCTCTTTGTAGGGTTCGGTCTCTCCTTAGGATATTACAGTTACCTTGGGGCACAATGGTTCGGCTACTTGTTCTCTGGACTGGGTCTAGCGTATCATAGCCAGGTTCTCATTAACGTAGGTTCCTGGTTTTCTGGAACTGCTGGCAGCGTTTCAGTGGGCTTAATAATTGTGTTACTTTCCTCAGTTCTAGCTTCGCTTCCAAGAGCCCAATGGAGATTCGTGTTAGTTTCAGGAGTGATAACTTTCATATCAACAATAATCATGTTCGTAAGTCTTTTGCAGATTACCCCATCCAGTTTCGCCCATGCGCTCTCTTCTTATACTGGAGTTTCAAACGCTTACTCTCAGGTCATATCTGACGCCGAATCTAACGGATTGAAGACGTTTAATCCAATTTACGCCACCTTTCTTGCAGGACCAGTGATATGGTACTATTATACGTGGTACAACCTTCCGCTGTCTTGGGCCGGCGAGATGAAACAGGTAAGGAAGAACGTCCTCTATGCTACCGTCGTTTCGATTCTAATAATTGCTTTATACTACATTTTATTCACGTTTATTAATCTTCGCGCTTTCGGTTCTAACTTTCTAACTTCCTGGAGTTACATAAGCTTCTCAGGAGCGAACGACACGGTGTATAACCAACTTCAAAGTATAGGAGATTTCACTCCTTTCTTCGCTTTCATTGTTACTCATAGTCTTCCTCTTTACCTGATAATGTTTCTGGCTCTATGGCTCCCTAACTTTTACAGCAATCCTCCTTTAGTAACAGGGATGGTCAGGTATCTGTTCTCATGGTCCTTTGACAGGGTTTTACCAGAGTGGTTGGCTGACGTTAACGAGAGAGCAAGAGCCCCTATAAAGGCCACCCTTGTGGTCACTGCAATAGGGATTGCGGGGGTATTACTTTACGTATTCAACACTCCGGTCTCATTAGTAGATGTGACCGTAATTTTTGAAATTGGTTACGGAGTCTTTGCATTATCTGCGGCATTAATGCCTTACCTGAGGAAGAACGTATATAACGGAACTTTTCCAGAGAAGAGGAAGGTTGCAGGAGTGCCAGTGGTGACCATAGTTGGAAGCTTGGTTTTCGCTTTCATAGTTTTCTTGTTAGCCTATACCTGGAACAACCCTGTAGTTCTTCCCATAAACATTGATACAATCGTTTCCTTAGTCTTAATCTACGGGATGGGACTCGCCATATACGCCATATCCTCCATGCTGTCTAAAAAGAAGGGTCTAGACATGAACGTTATATTTCAAGAGATCCCCCCGGAGTAA
- a CDS encoding carbonic anhydrase codes for MRIVISCMDRRLNKFLEKNYNDGETVFIRNAGANINSLKETKALIKKADEIIILPHTDCGAMGVVERALNGEKLPNGLDTLISPFLGKGKLTRAQLEQLNPVVQETALKSLTNAKITSKLIRTEELNAPPSKDNVAVMTLPSTRRYSEFVPKEMMYKTFIIQSQGNDGEIDALIAKEFLNVSEIKRITL; via the coding sequence ATGAGAATAGTCATATCCTGTATGGATAGGAGATTAAACAAGTTTTTAGAAAAGAACTATAATGACGGGGAAACCGTCTTCATCAGAAATGCTGGAGCTAATATCAATTCTCTGAAGGAAACGAAAGCTCTAATTAAAAAAGCGGATGAGATAATCATACTACCTCACACCGACTGTGGAGCTATGGGCGTAGTTGAGAGAGCCTTAAATGGAGAGAAGTTGCCTAATGGCCTTGATACTTTAATCTCTCCCTTCTTAGGAAAAGGGAAACTAACGAGAGCACAGCTTGAGCAGCTTAATCCGGTTGTCCAGGAGACGGCTTTAAAATCCTTAACTAACGCTAAGATCACATCAAAACTCATCAGAACGGAGGAGCTAAACGCTCCGCCCTCAAAAGACAACGTAGCCGTGATGACCTTACCATCTACAAGGAGATATTCTGAATTTGTTCCAAAAGAAATGATGTATAAAACCTTCATTATACAGAGTCAGGGGAACGACGGGGAGATAGACGCGCTGATCGCTAAGGAGTTCCTGAATGTGAGTGAAATAAAGAGGATAACATTGTAA